The following is a genomic window from Canis lupus familiaris isolate Mischka breed German Shepherd unplaced genomic scaffold, alternate assembly UU_Cfam_GSD_1.0 chrUn_S824H988, whole genome shotgun sequence.
aatcaatgcccagaagtcagtggcatttctatacactaacaatgagactgaagaaagagaaattaaggagtcaatcccatttacaattgcacccaaaagcataagatacctaggaataaaccaccaaagatgtaaaggatctataccctcaaaactatagaacacttctgaaagaaagaggaagacacaaagagatggaaaaatattccatgctcatggattggcagaattaatattgtgaaaatgtcaatgttacccagggcaatatacacgtttaatgcaatccctatcaaaataccatggactttcttcagagagttagaacaaattattttaagatttgtgtggaatcagaaaagaccccgaatagccaggggaattttaaaaaagaaaaccatatctgggggcatcacaatgccagatttcaggttgtactacaaagctgtggtcatcaagacagtgtggtactggcacaaaaacagacacatagatcagtggaacagaatagagaatccagaagtggaccctgaactttatggcaactaatattcgataaaggaggaaagactatccattggaagaaagacagtctcttcaataaatggtgctgggaaaattggacatccacatgcagaagaatgaaactagaccactctctttcaccatacacaaagataaactcaaaatggatgaaagatctaaatgtgagacaagattccatcaaaatcctagagaagaacacaggcaacaccctttttgaactcggccatagtaacttcttgcaagatacatccacgaaggcaaaagaaacaaaagcaaaaatgaactattgggacttcatcaagataagaagcttttgcacagcaaaggatacagtcaacaaaactcaaagacaacctacagaatgggagaagatatttgcaaatgacatatcagataaagggctagtttccaagatctataaagaacttattaaactcaacaccaaagaaacaaacaatccaatcatgaaatgggcaaaagacatgaacagaaatctcacagaggaagacatagacatggccaacatgcatatgagaaaatgctctgcatcacttgccatcagggaaatacaaatcaaaaccacaatgagataccacctcacaccagtgagaatggggaaaattaacaaggcaggaggaaacaacaaatggagagaggatgcggagaaaagggaaccctcttacactgttggtgggaatgtgaactggtgcagccactctggaaaactgtgtggaggttcctcaaacagttaaaaatagacctgccctacgacccagcaattgcactgttggggatttaccccaaagatacaaatgcaatgaaacgccgggacacctgcaccccgatgtttatagcagcaatggccacgatagccaaactgtggaaggagcctcggtgtccaacgaaagatgaatggataaagaagatgtggtttatgtatacaatggaatattactcagctattagaaatgacaaatacccaccatttgcttcaacgtggatggaactggagggtattatgctgagtgaagtaagtcagtcggagaaggacaaacattatatgttctcattcatttggggaatataaataatagtgaaagggaatataagggaagggagaagaaatgtgtgggaaatatcagaaagggagacagaacgtaaagactgctaactctgggaaacgaactaggggtggtagaaggggaggagggggggggtgggagtgaatgggtgacgggcactggggttattctgtatgttagtaaattgaacaccaataaaaaataaataaaaaataaataaataaaaataaataaataaaataaaaactaaaaaaaaaaaaaaagaataaaaataaaggggcTTACATGTACTTAGCATGTTTCCAAAAATAGTCACCAACCTATTTAGCCACCATTTTACTGATGGAAATGGAGGCCTAGAGTGGTCAAGTCCCAACTAGCATCACTAAGCTGAAAAATGCAAAGTCACAATAAGAATATaggtttctttcattcaaaacTCCCTTCTAGAAATGTAGATGTTGCACCTTCCTTGAGATTCCTGGACATGCAAACTTTGTACAAGTACATTCAGTAAGATGGAATTACATGTCCACAGGTGAGAAAGGGTTTGTGGGAgtgtggaggggagggtgggagatCAGGTGATTAAGCCCTGCTTATTGACAAATAAGCCCACAACCTATAGGTACCAGCAGTTTCTTCACTACCTCAGCAGCCTCTGGTCCCAGCTCATTCACACACTTTCTTAGCCCTTCCACAGGTGCTCAACAGAAATGCCGAGAGTTTTCAGAAGAAGCTTTAACAGATCCATAAAGGGGAGAATGTTGTCCACAGGTAAACATAAGGCTTTGTTGACAGCATCTGGCAAACTGTTGGAAAGGAAGGCAGTAGCTGCAGAGCAAAATGGAAACTGAGTGAAATAGGCACAGTCAACTCCTGTCTATGACTGCTACTTTCCACCGTGTCCATCAATGGCTCCATTCTAGCCTCACTTGATTTCCCATGAAAACTTCTCCCTCAGGGCCTTTGGATCTGCTGTTCTGTCTCCTTAGAACTTTCTTCTCCAGAAATGTTATCTCTCctcaaatgttacctcctcaTAAGGTACCATTATCctctaacttcctttttttttttttttttttagcattaccTAAAATAGTAAATCTCATTTATTCTTCCCTTCAGACTCTCACTATATGCAGGCTCAATGAGAACaaggagtttatattttatttactattgtaCCTCATACCTAGAACAGCCTCTTGCAGTAAGCACTCAGAAGATCCTGGTGTTTGACTGAATAGGTACGCA
Proteins encoded in this region:
- the LOC119879434 gene encoding LOW QUALITY PROTEIN: secretoglobin family 3A member 2-like (The sequence of the model RefSeq protein was modified relative to this genomic sequence to represent the inferred CDS: inserted 1 base in 1 codon), which codes for MKLVTVFLLVTISICTYSATAFLSNSLPDAVNKALCLPVDNILPFMDLLKLLLKTLGISVEHXVEGLRKCVNELGPEAAEVVKKLLVPIGCGLICQ